A single genomic interval of Aureliella helgolandensis harbors:
- a CDS encoding anti-sigma factor family protein, protein MNVDYQELIHGYLDGCLLSEQQAQLNQWIKSDPQHARQFASYLLLHDRLRNELVASEAAATNVLLPNRSHSRAWSRRSFTVASTASAVLLAVAVLWQTVDAPNASAAIIELDRIIKANDFPMDRTFLISVRDVMIPPKHQDPASPERRRPPKPSLDGAVLDVRGPNQFVLKRKTVHGEWFITGSNGTASWAVRPDGPVRYSNDLTHFARDLPGHEDGLPIHNLHDGLEALRTAYDLELLPPGDGTSAATPDSETHRRMVAVKKPGFRGAVKVEIRYAESSGKISEMRFEQMAFGPQQITLTMTLTQERILPENHFDHSPHHGPERALEYE, encoded by the coding sequence ATGAATGTAGATTATCAAGAGCTGATCCACGGATACCTCGACGGTTGCCTGTTGAGTGAGCAGCAAGCTCAATTGAACCAATGGATCAAGTCGGATCCGCAGCACGCGCGTCAATTTGCGTCGTACCTGCTGTTGCATGATCGCCTCCGCAACGAATTGGTCGCTTCCGAGGCTGCTGCAACGAACGTGTTGCTACCCAACCGGTCGCATTCGAGAGCCTGGAGTCGCCGGTCGTTTACCGTGGCATCCACTGCCAGTGCGGTGCTGCTGGCCGTTGCGGTGTTGTGGCAAACCGTGGATGCTCCTAACGCATCGGCAGCCATCATTGAGTTGGATCGAATTATCAAGGCAAACGACTTCCCCATGGATCGCACGTTCTTGATATCCGTTCGCGACGTCATGATTCCCCCCAAGCACCAAGATCCCGCCTCACCAGAGCGACGCCGCCCCCCCAAACCCTCCCTGGACGGTGCGGTGCTCGACGTGCGTGGCCCGAATCAGTTCGTGCTCAAACGCAAAACCGTGCATGGTGAGTGGTTCATAACGGGCAGTAACGGAACGGCCAGCTGGGCAGTGCGACCCGATGGGCCGGTTCGTTATAGCAACGACTTGACTCACTTCGCGCGAGATCTTCCCGGCCATGAGGACGGCTTGCCCATCCACAATTTGCACGACGGACTCGAAGCGCTACGCACCGCCTATGATTTAGAATTGTTGCCTCCGGGAGACGGCACGTCAGCAGCAACGCCAGACAGTGAAACCCATCGACGCATGGTCGCCGTTAAGAAGCCCGGTTTCCGAGGGGCCGTGAAGGTGGAAATACGCTATGCCGAATCAAGTGGCAAGATTTCTGAGATGCGCTTTGAGCAAATGGCCTTCGGCCCCCAGCAAATCACCCTGACAATGACTCTCACCCAAGAGCGAATCCTCCCGGAAAACCATTTCGATCATTCCCCCCATCACGGACCCGAACGAGCCCTGGAATACGAGTAA
- a CDS encoding M56 family metallopeptidase, translated as MMPSIDWQSLSLQLVTTFAHFLWQGSLIGILLAVLLRVVAARSASTRYIFASAAFASLPLCVVVTLAIVHAENGSLFLPSSSAGRALPAFAQSTMDAPLTAPEMGAVASTRSPAVHLPTEEAEAVALPSVGAANRAPSWLASTPPYVLVVYVLGVAVSLLRLAASIWASGRLRRAVQTIKDSPITRIIPEQAKRMGLRTIPLFGLCDQIAVPIVVGILKPTILLPPAILCGLDPQQLAAILSHEMAHIRRYDLLVNLVQRIVEAFLFFHPVTWWISRRLSIEREDCCDDLAVAGCGRLEFAEALLSMAEISARQQGMAIGMQLEALAADGGNQSQLTRRIRRLLSEVDAPRVVLSRLSLVIGLVAALLLSVSVLAYAQNKVSNRDASSERKERMPVEDQTEFASPPARYTHLVYDQSVADPLQGLKTARVMQPLPLRGRGVEPAVPFAEQSLVAESSIMLRSRGIDSRIDLSQSEAAADRQLSPQYELRGQRYYPSLWYGDEQLAEVIHFRNVGVSPDGLSIAWYTRSDSRDRSNLGNTSQHPTTLWFHSPDAGTVKLAEGNFGRDDPSDTFDSPILRPRFHWLANAGLAANAKPAERGAEQQTADPEYSNLPIAWGESKNGMRVGAMFTDEAHGTLKRFRHGDLAQLQLFVQNVGPVAIKCQVLLPHPLDGWGLELENIEGDSIPLNRIFNSAYSPLRLFEAELAAKEIQPITGRLPKFREGNEDDGYVPELEHVEFQIEAKPPEQGQHVQPFVYGLENGTYTASSFLTLRRADSPTADISVSTGRIAFQVGEQVGDAEDVGPVEEPKIGQADETPGPVAAVPPPPKLPVDSTNMGVSPAAAKVKRAKVEDGNEVQNPSHYEGRVLGPDGQPMQGAEVFVISDWNETTRLGPVRDVTNAEGQFSFDAPDMTWQSMGKTMRRGGLIVAKKQGFVPEWMETWGHARGVFSTGLWGQTQSQTLELQLTQDDVPIRGQLLDVDGNPVAGARVRLTRMMIPRNRDLTAFLEHWSKANLTAIFMTGISYKREINKHFELMDLRSEWISDANGRIEISGIGRDRIARFEVTAPSIVTTRIDVMARDTENVGILLDGLDGKGQPTQTIYGANFSIKLKSGLTVTGVVRDRATQRPVAGMWVTTGGYSPLTAPQQTKGAVVTGSDGRFTLSGLNPKLLEYEQESTRRISAIPQPGVQFLRAGTVFEKDKDTVIETVQGIGYRLKVVDEDGLPIQATVEYRRVQPNSVGLELIRSVGGGAEGHLNHAVLREDGTYEGFVLPGPGAVLVSVPGSAYRPASIDPKNFFAPGKSWDDDSTYTYGTPSLLSVGGSWLDPRKYEAIVLVNPARDSKSLTLTATLLRDRPRMISLVDTEGTPVAGAVALLHERRGTSIVKQTIRGPAFPLSGLNVDRDQWITFMHQARKLATVVAIRGDEDAGVSVKLQPWGTVKGRFVDARGAPVGINGEAKFSTIVKDASHAGKQYFPHTVGEDGTFQIEGFAAGQSYSSSGTYRKRKNYIREGMFQNLVLSPGEIRDLGDIEVQTP; from the coding sequence ATGATGCCTTCGATTGATTGGCAGTCGCTGTCGCTTCAACTCGTCACCACATTCGCGCACTTTTTGTGGCAAGGTTCCTTGATTGGCATTCTGCTGGCGGTTCTGCTGCGTGTGGTGGCGGCGCGGTCTGCCAGTACTCGCTACATCTTCGCCAGCGCTGCCTTTGCCAGCTTGCCTCTCTGTGTGGTGGTAACTTTGGCGATCGTCCATGCTGAGAACGGTTCCCTATTCTTGCCAAGCAGTTCGGCAGGAAGGGCGTTGCCAGCGTTTGCGCAATCTACGATGGATGCGCCGCTGACTGCTCCCGAAATGGGCGCTGTTGCCAGCACACGGAGTCCTGCAGTTCATTTGCCGACGGAGGAAGCTGAAGCAGTTGCGTTGCCAAGCGTGGGAGCTGCGAATCGGGCGCCTTCATGGTTGGCATCAACGCCGCCCTATGTGCTGGTTGTGTATGTATTGGGGGTAGCGGTCAGCCTACTTCGGCTCGCCGCCTCGATTTGGGCTAGTGGGCGACTGCGGCGTGCGGTCCAGACGATCAAGGATTCGCCGATCACTCGCATCATCCCCGAACAGGCAAAGCGAATGGGATTACGGACAATTCCACTGTTTGGGTTGTGCGATCAGATTGCAGTGCCGATTGTGGTGGGCATCTTGAAGCCAACGATCCTGCTACCGCCGGCCATCCTGTGTGGACTCGACCCGCAGCAACTCGCCGCGATCCTAAGCCACGAAATGGCCCACATTCGTCGATACGATCTGTTGGTCAATCTAGTGCAACGCATTGTTGAGGCGTTCTTGTTTTTTCACCCCGTGACGTGGTGGATCAGTCGCAGGCTGAGTATCGAACGTGAGGATTGTTGTGACGATTTGGCAGTCGCAGGGTGCGGACGATTGGAGTTTGCTGAGGCGCTGTTAAGTATGGCGGAGATCAGCGCAAGACAGCAAGGAATGGCGATTGGCATGCAGTTGGAGGCGTTGGCCGCAGACGGTGGCAACCAATCGCAACTCACTCGCCGCATCCGTCGTTTGCTGAGCGAAGTGGATGCACCACGGGTTGTTCTTAGTCGTCTGTCGCTGGTGATAGGGCTGGTTGCTGCACTGCTGTTGTCGGTCTCGGTACTGGCGTATGCTCAAAACAAGGTAAGCAACCGCGATGCGTCCAGCGAACGGAAAGAACGCATGCCAGTGGAAGACCAAACGGAGTTCGCTAGCCCACCAGCCCGCTACACGCACCTTGTGTACGATCAAAGTGTGGCCGATCCATTGCAGGGACTGAAAACAGCCCGCGTGATGCAACCGTTGCCTTTACGTGGCAGAGGGGTAGAACCGGCGGTGCCGTTTGCCGAGCAGTCGTTGGTGGCTGAGAGTTCAATCATGTTGCGATCACGCGGTATCGATAGTCGAATCGACTTGTCTCAATCGGAAGCGGCTGCAGATCGCCAGCTATCGCCACAGTACGAACTGCGCGGTCAGCGATACTATCCGTCACTGTGGTATGGCGATGAGCAACTGGCGGAAGTGATTCACTTCCGCAACGTGGGCGTGTCCCCCGACGGACTAAGCATCGCTTGGTACACACGCTCAGATTCACGAGATAGGTCGAACCTCGGCAATACTTCACAACATCCGACGACGCTGTGGTTTCATTCACCTGATGCCGGAACGGTGAAGCTGGCTGAGGGGAACTTTGGACGGGACGACCCGTCGGACACGTTCGATAGTCCGATTCTACGCCCAAGATTTCATTGGTTGGCTAATGCCGGTCTCGCCGCGAATGCAAAACCAGCTGAGAGGGGCGCTGAGCAACAGACCGCCGACCCGGAGTATTCTAACTTGCCGATCGCCTGGGGAGAGTCGAAGAACGGAATGCGTGTTGGAGCGATGTTTACCGACGAAGCTCATGGCACGTTGAAGAGGTTTCGTCATGGTGATTTAGCTCAATTGCAGCTGTTTGTGCAGAACGTCGGTCCCGTGGCGATAAAATGTCAGGTCCTCCTGCCGCACCCACTGGATGGCTGGGGACTTGAGCTGGAAAACATCGAGGGGGATTCGATCCCATTGAACCGGATTTTCAATTCTGCGTACTCTCCTTTGAGACTTTTTGAGGCAGAACTTGCCGCCAAGGAAATACAGCCGATCACGGGCAGGTTGCCCAAATTTCGCGAGGGAAACGAAGACGACGGCTACGTTCCAGAACTCGAGCACGTAGAATTTCAGATTGAAGCCAAGCCGCCCGAGCAGGGGCAACATGTGCAGCCATTTGTATACGGCCTCGAGAATGGAACTTACACCGCCAGCTCTTTCCTAACGCTTCGTCGCGCGGACTCGCCGACCGCTGACATTTCTGTTTCGACTGGCAGGATCGCATTTCAAGTTGGCGAACAGGTCGGGGATGCTGAGGACGTCGGGCCTGTCGAAGAGCCTAAAATAGGCCAGGCCGACGAAACGCCGGGCCCGGTCGCGGCGGTTCCGCCACCGCCCAAGTTGCCAGTTGACTCTACAAACATGGGCGTCAGCCCAGCGGCAGCGAAGGTGAAACGCGCAAAGGTCGAAGACGGCAATGAAGTGCAAAATCCATCTCACTATGAAGGCCGGGTGCTTGGACCAGATGGCCAGCCGATGCAGGGGGCCGAAGTGTTTGTTATCTCCGACTGGAATGAAACCACTAGGCTCGGTCCGGTCCGCGATGTGACCAATGCCGAAGGGCAGTTCTCTTTCGATGCACCGGATATGACTTGGCAATCAATGGGCAAGACGATGCGTCGAGGAGGCTTGATCGTCGCGAAGAAGCAGGGCTTTGTGCCGGAGTGGATGGAGACTTGGGGCCACGCTCGAGGCGTCTTCAGCACTGGCTTGTGGGGGCAAACGCAGAGTCAAACGCTGGAATTGCAACTCACTCAGGACGATGTACCGATCCGTGGCCAGCTGCTGGACGTGGACGGGAATCCTGTGGCCGGTGCTCGCGTGCGCCTGACTCGGATGATGATCCCTCGCAATCGTGATCTAACAGCGTTTCTGGAGCATTGGTCGAAAGCAAATCTCACGGCCATCTTCATGACCGGCATTTCTTACAAGCGTGAGATCAACAAACACTTCGAGCTGATGGATCTCAGGTCCGAGTGGATTTCCGATGCCAACGGACGAATCGAAATATCAGGTATTGGTCGCGATCGGATCGCGAGATTTGAAGTCACAGCGCCGAGTATCGTTACCACGCGTATCGATGTAATGGCTCGCGATACCGAGAACGTCGGTATCTTATTGGATGGATTGGATGGCAAGGGCCAGCCGACGCAAACGATCTACGGAGCCAACTTTTCAATCAAGCTCAAATCAGGTCTGACCGTCACTGGCGTCGTCCGCGATCGCGCCACCCAGCGGCCGGTGGCTGGGATGTGGGTTACAACGGGCGGTTATAGTCCCTTGACCGCGCCTCAGCAGACTAAAGGTGCCGTCGTCACGGGCTCAGACGGACGATTCACGCTCAGCGGTCTCAATCCCAAACTGCTGGAGTACGAACAGGAAAGCACGCGTAGGATCAGTGCTATCCCGCAACCCGGCGTCCAATTCTTGAGAGCGGGGACTGTGTTTGAGAAGGACAAAGACACGGTGATCGAAACGGTGCAAGGCATTGGCTATCGACTGAAGGTGGTCGACGAAGACGGCCTCCCGATACAGGCAACGGTAGAGTATCGCCGCGTTCAGCCCAATTCGGTCGGACTGGAATTGATCCGCTCGGTCGGCGGAGGCGCCGAGGGACATCTGAATCACGCAGTGCTCCGAGAAGATGGCACCTACGAAGGGTTCGTCTTGCCCGGTCCTGGAGCGGTCCTCGTATCGGTGCCAGGTAGCGCGTATCGTCCGGCGAGTATTGACCCCAAGAATTTCTTCGCGCCTGGAAAGAGTTGGGACGATGACTCCACATACACCTATGGGACCCCCAGCCTCTTGTCAGTTGGAGGCAGTTGGCTCGATCCACGTAAGTACGAAGCGATAGTTTTAGTCAATCCCGCTAGAGATTCCAAGTCACTGACTTTGACGGCCACCTTGTTGCGAGACCGACCACGCATGATTTCATTGGTGGATACCGAAGGGACCCCCGTTGCCGGTGCAGTGGCCCTGCTACATGAACGAAGAGGTACTTCGATTGTCAAGCAAACGATTCGCGGTCCGGCCTTTCCATTGTCCGGATTGAATGTTGACAGAGATCAGTGGATCACGTTTATGCATCAAGCTCGAAAGCTGGCAACTGTCGTCGCGATTCGTGGCGATGAGGATGCAGGTGTGAGCGTCAAGCTGCAGCCGTGGGGCACGGTGAAAGGTCGATTCGTCGACGCGAGGGGAGCCCCTGTTGGCATCAACGGCGAGGCCAAGTTTAGCACTATCGTCAAAGATGCCTCCCATGCTGGCAAGCAGTACTTTCCGCATACGGTCGGCGAAGACGGGACGTTCCAGATCGAAGGCTTTGCTGCTGGGCAGAGCTACAGCAGCAGCGGAACGTATCGAAAGCGAAAAAACTACATTCGCGAGGGAATGTTCCAGAACCTAGTGTTAAGCCCAGGGGAAATCCGCGATTTGGGCGATATAGAAGTGCAAACTCCCTAG
- a CDS encoding sigma-70 family RNA polymerase sigma factor, translating into MDETTRQATRQWTLAQPAVSAFIASVVRDFRDRDDVLQDVAVAVVESFHAYDPNSPFIPWAIGIARRQVGTYLRRRSRDPLVFDDDAVACLAIAFHEQAQERSAAHDYLQDCLGSLEGRAKKLIGLRYRDDMKPAAIASHIDMTPNAVAKALQRVREQLKECIQRKVVEASAS; encoded by the coding sequence GTGGACGAGACAACCCGACAGGCGACCCGACAGTGGACGCTCGCTCAACCCGCCGTCTCAGCATTCATTGCCTCGGTGGTCCGCGATTTCCGCGATCGTGACGACGTGCTGCAAGACGTTGCCGTAGCGGTCGTTGAATCCTTTCATGCCTACGACCCAAATTCGCCATTCATCCCCTGGGCAATCGGAATTGCCCGCCGGCAGGTTGGGACGTACCTGCGACGTCGGAGCCGAGATCCACTGGTTTTCGATGACGACGCGGTCGCTTGCCTTGCCATTGCCTTTCATGAGCAGGCACAAGAGCGTTCGGCGGCACACGATTATCTCCAGGATTGCCTGGGCTCCCTGGAGGGTCGCGCGAAAAAGTTGATTGGCCTGCGGTATCGAGACGACATGAAACCAGCCGCAATCGCCTCCCACATAGACATGACGCCGAATGCTGTCGCAAAAGCACTCCAGCGAGTCCGAGAGCAACTCAAAGAGTGCATCCAACGCAAGGTCGTGGAAGCGAGTGCTTCATGA
- a CDS encoding BlaI/MecI/CopY family transcriptional regulator has translation MPRAMSEHPTELELQILKVLWGQSPLTVREVRDALDASGRNLAHTTVITMLSTMVEKGQLEKLAPVQGKAFRFAPLIQRADVSKGMLGDFVDRVFDGSAEAVMLSLFDVADLDAEELVSLRKLLNKRLREAKS, from the coding sequence ATGCCCAGAGCCATGTCAGAGCATCCGACGGAGTTAGAATTGCAAATTTTAAAGGTGTTGTGGGGGCAATCGCCGCTAACGGTCCGGGAAGTGCGAGATGCATTGGATGCCAGTGGGCGAAACCTGGCGCACACAACGGTGATCACCATGCTGAGCACAATGGTGGAGAAGGGGCAGTTGGAAAAACTTGCTCCGGTGCAAGGCAAGGCGTTTCGATTTGCCCCGCTAATTCAGCGCGCAGATGTCTCGAAGGGAATGTTGGGGGACTTTGTCGACCGTGTGTTTGATGGGTCGGCCGAGGCGGTGATGCTGAGCCTGTTTGACGTGGCGGACTTGGATGCCGAGGAGTTGGTCAGCCTTCGCAAGTTGCTGAACAAAAGATTGCGGGAGGCCAAGTCATGA
- a CDS encoding YHYH protein, which yields MTPTNIHGITHRFLGVAFAIAVSLAAPNILWAHDGPHHGDPEQSTGSRTWTLGDAGAHLHGTFVAASGENIQIRLDGRRLVTLKLERLIASDREWIANRLEAIENLNQQRPVRFVVQQPLNSDKIQAQDKAKPMPSIHEHFLPFSESLKLRWDDEYFYVGSNGIPAHPMMIGIRSWQQQVPIPQKYFGENAWRIPLHPVPAKRPMSTKGNFLRGAIALAVNGVPIFNPLNNRGDDALLFGELDEYGGHCGRADDYHYHIAPVHLETTTGKGQPIAYALDGYPIFGYQDAQATDFAPLDALGGHKDGDGNYHFHATRTYPYLNGGFFGEVVERGGQVDPQPRAEPIRPDLRPLRDAKITEFTQPKPGSYRLVYDVNGKQGSVSYTLADNGSASFVFVDPNGRTKSETYTPRQERPRRGGGPPPPPPPRARNDAP from the coding sequence ATGACACCCACCAACATTCATGGGATCACCCACCGATTTCTCGGAGTAGCTTTCGCAATTGCAGTCTCGCTGGCCGCCCCCAATATTCTTTGGGCCCACGATGGGCCGCATCATGGCGATCCAGAGCAATCCACGGGATCCAGGACCTGGACGCTCGGTGACGCGGGTGCCCACTTGCATGGCACGTTCGTAGCCGCCTCCGGTGAGAATATTCAGATCCGCCTCGACGGCCGGCGGCTCGTCACCCTCAAGCTGGAACGTCTGATCGCTTCAGACCGAGAGTGGATCGCAAACCGCCTGGAAGCCATTGAGAACCTCAACCAACAGCGTCCCGTGCGGTTTGTTGTACAACAGCCGCTGAACAGTGACAAAATTCAGGCCCAGGACAAAGCCAAGCCCATGCCATCGATCCACGAACACTTCCTACCGTTTTCAGAATCGTTGAAGCTGCGGTGGGACGACGAGTACTTTTATGTTGGTTCCAATGGAATCCCAGCACATCCGATGATGATCGGAATTCGCTCCTGGCAACAGCAGGTCCCGATTCCTCAAAAGTACTTTGGCGAGAACGCTTGGCGAATTCCCCTGCACCCGGTTCCTGCGAAACGGCCAATGTCAACGAAGGGCAACTTTCTGCGTGGTGCAATCGCACTGGCGGTCAACGGCGTCCCGATTTTCAATCCGCTCAACAATCGGGGCGACGATGCATTGTTGTTCGGCGAATTGGATGAATACGGTGGTCACTGCGGGCGAGCGGATGATTACCACTACCACATCGCTCCAGTGCATCTCGAAACGACTACGGGCAAGGGCCAGCCCATTGCCTACGCCTTGGACGGCTATCCCATTTTCGGATATCAAGACGCTCAGGCGACCGATTTTGCACCGCTAGATGCGCTGGGAGGCCACAAGGATGGGGACGGCAATTATCACTTTCACGCGACCCGAACGTACCCGTATCTAAATGGCGGATTCTTCGGTGAAGTGGTCGAGCGTGGTGGTCAAGTCGATCCGCAACCGCGCGCCGAACCGATTCGGCCAGACTTGCGTCCACTGCGAGATGCGAAGATTACGGAGTTTACTCAGCCGAAGCCGGGGAGCTATCGCCTCGTTTACGACGTGAACGGCAAGCAGGGCTCCGTTTCTTACACGCTGGCGGACAATGGCTCGGCCAGTTTTGTCTTCGTCGATCCCAACGGTCGCACCAAGTCGGAAACTTACACGCCGCGCCAAGAGCGTCCGCGACGCGGCGGTGGTCCGCCACCACCTCCCCCGCCACGCGCTCGCAACGACGCTCCCTGA
- a CDS encoding ISAzo13-like element transposase-related protein encodes MGDLELQSLSKGPGVMLQVCHNPLGTGKRNKTAHRILRHVHRKWCDVSLESPEFVVSLVNAMRTDEGGDVPG; translated from the coding sequence GTGGGAGACTTGGAGCTTCAAAGCCTGTCCAAGGGACCTGGTGTGATGCTCCAAGTCTGCCACAACCCGCTAGGCACAGGCAAACGGAACAAAACTGCGCATCGCATTCTCCGTCACGTCCATCGCAAGTGGTGTGACGTTTCCTTGGAATCACCCGAATTCGTCGTCAGTTTGGTAAACGCAATGCGAACCGATGAAGGGGGCGACGTCCCCGGCTAG
- a CDS encoding arylsulfatase translates to MNKRRIFTLFQPLLIGMCLCAWPSATLIVSAQEAAQVDRTELPIKGPWYPPITTLDARDAKAPPVFEVKAPRGAPNVVVILLDDLGFGGTSATGSVMQTPHFDKLAKNGLLYNQFHTTALCSPTRQALITGRNHHSCNQAKISEVATSFPGATGMLPNDVATIAETLRLNGYSTAAYGKHHETAVWEISPSGPFARWPNYVGFDEFYGFMGGETNQWSPAVYHNLNRVETPEDPDYHFMNDMATKSIEWMRFQQALTPDKPFFVYFAPGAVHAPHHVPQSYIDKQAGNFDEGWDVIRQRIFEQQKALGVIPKDTKLAKKPDDIKDWADLSANEKKLYARQAEVFAAFLDMTDHETGRVIQAIEDMGELDNTLIFYIAGDNGTSAEGGMTGLYNEMTYFNGEPQGSDIDFMLKHYDDWGGPSTYPHMSAGWAVAFDSPFTWTKQVASNYGGTRNAMVVHWPERIKSTGEVRSQWHHVIDVAPTILEAAGLPQPRIVNGTPQRPIEGTSMVYTWDFPQAPSQHTTQYFEMFGNRGIYFDGWFAGTIHVKPWASPENRFPEDTWELYHVDEDFSMSTDLAKQHPEMLSKLQQAFLGEAVKYNVLPLDDRRQELFNPKIAGRPDLMFGRKSLTLYEGMNGLLENDFINVKNTSFEIVADVESGDEPSNGVIVAQGGRFGGWALHVKDGVPRYTYNYLGLEHSVAAGTAKLPNGKSTVKMDFAYDGGQKPGAGGTATLFVNGESVASTRIPKTEFSIFSADESAGVGIDMETTVSEEYDRASSKFTGTIGKVTITLK, encoded by the coding sequence ATGAACAAGCGCAGGATTTTCACGCTATTCCAGCCGTTGCTCATAGGGATGTGCCTGTGTGCATGGCCGTCTGCGACGTTGATCGTGTCTGCTCAGGAGGCAGCACAAGTCGATCGCACTGAGCTTCCTATCAAGGGCCCTTGGTATCCGCCGATCACTACCCTAGATGCACGCGATGCAAAGGCGCCGCCGGTATTTGAGGTTAAGGCGCCGCGAGGTGCACCCAACGTGGTCGTGATCCTGCTCGATGACCTGGGCTTCGGCGGCACCAGTGCCACGGGGAGCGTTATGCAGACGCCGCATTTCGACAAACTGGCCAAAAATGGGCTGTTGTACAATCAGTTCCATACGACGGCGCTGTGCTCACCGACGCGGCAAGCTCTGATCACCGGCCGCAATCACCACTCGTGCAACCAGGCCAAAATTAGCGAGGTCGCTACATCATTCCCGGGGGCGACCGGCATGCTGCCTAACGATGTGGCCACCATCGCCGAGACGTTGCGGCTCAACGGCTACAGTACCGCCGCGTATGGCAAACACCATGAAACCGCCGTTTGGGAGATCAGTCCGTCCGGTCCTTTCGCACGTTGGCCCAACTATGTCGGGTTCGATGAGTTTTACGGCTTCATGGGGGGAGAAACCAATCAGTGGTCGCCGGCCGTCTATCACAATTTAAATCGTGTAGAGACGCCAGAAGATCCCGACTACCACTTCATGAATGACATGGCGACCAAGTCGATAGAGTGGATGCGTTTCCAGCAGGCGCTTACGCCCGACAAGCCGTTCTTTGTTTACTTTGCTCCCGGTGCTGTCCATGCGCCCCACCACGTACCGCAATCCTACATCGACAAACAAGCAGGCAATTTCGATGAAGGTTGGGACGTAATCCGACAGCGGATCTTTGAACAGCAGAAAGCGTTGGGCGTCATTCCCAAGGATACGAAGCTGGCGAAAAAGCCAGACGACATCAAGGACTGGGCGGATCTCTCTGCGAATGAGAAGAAGCTCTACGCTCGTCAGGCCGAAGTCTTCGCCGCTTTCCTCGACATGACTGACCATGAAACCGGGCGAGTCATTCAGGCGATCGAAGACATGGGAGAGCTCGATAACACGCTCATCTTCTACATCGCCGGTGATAACGGCACCAGTGCTGAAGGTGGGATGACCGGACTCTACAACGAGATGACTTACTTCAACGGAGAACCGCAAGGTTCGGACATCGATTTCATGTTGAAGCATTATGACGATTGGGGGGGACCGTCCACTTATCCCCACATGTCCGCAGGTTGGGCCGTCGCCTTCGATTCGCCATTCACCTGGACGAAGCAAGTGGCCTCCAACTATGGCGGCACTCGCAATGCTATGGTTGTCCACTGGCCGGAACGCATCAAGTCAACGGGAGAAGTACGCTCGCAATGGCACCACGTGATCGATGTCGCACCAACAATTCTGGAGGCGGCCGGATTGCCACAACCGCGAATCGTCAATGGTACGCCACAGCGGCCGATCGAAGGCACTAGCATGGTCTACACCTGGGACTTTCCGCAAGCGCCAAGTCAACATACGACTCAGTACTTTGAGATGTTTGGCAACCGAGGCATCTACTTCGACGGTTGGTTCGCTGGCACCATTCACGTCAAGCCCTGGGCAAGTCCCGAAAATCGGTTCCCAGAAGATACCTGGGAGCTGTATCACGTCGATGAGGACTTTAGCATGTCGACTGACTTGGCGAAGCAACATCCTGAGATGCTTTCCAAGTTGCAGCAGGCGTTCCTCGGTGAAGCGGTCAAGTACAATGTGTTGCCACTGGACGACCGGCGACAGGAGCTCTTCAACCCCAAGATAGCGGGACGCCCCGACCTGATGTTCGGACGCAAGAGTTTGACGCTTTACGAGGGTATGAATGGACTGCTTGAAAATGATTTCATCAACGTTAAGAACACGTCGTTTGAGATTGTTGCCGATGTGGAGAGTGGAGACGAACCGTCCAACGGTGTCATCGTCGCGCAAGGCGGACGCTTCGGCGGTTGGGCGCTGCACGTCAAAGATGGAGTCCCGAGGTACACCTACAACTATCTCGGTCTTGAGCATTCGGTCGCCGCAGGAACCGCTAAACTACCCAACGGCAAGTCCACCGTGAAGATGGACTTTGCCTACGATGGTGGCCAAAAGCCGGGCGCAGGTGGCACGGCAACGCTGTTTGTGAACGGCGAGTCTGTAGCGTCGACAAGGATTCCGAAGACCGAGTTCTCAATTTTCTCGGCGGACGAATCGGCAGGTGTCGGCATCGATATGGAAACGACCGTTTCCGAGGAATACGACCGTGCAAGCAGTAAGTTCACCGGCACGATTGGCAAGGTGACCATCACGCTGAAGTAG